The Silene latifolia isolate original U9 population chromosome Y, ASM4854445v1, whole genome shotgun sequence sequence GCGTCCTACGTAGCTTTGGTGGCCACGTAGCTTATGGTAGTTGGACCGGTCAGGGAATGAGATCGTGGATCACGTGTTACGAGAGACCGGGTGCTTTAGAGAAGTTAAGTAAGATAAAGGTCCGTGACGGTGTTATGGAGAGAGTTAGTAGGAGTGGCCTTGGTCATTTGAGGCATTCTTTGATGACCGGTTTGGACGAGAACCTCATTAGCGCTTTTGTAGAGAGGTGGCAGCCCGACACCAACACTTTTCATATGCCGTTTGGTGAGATTACTATCTTGTTGCATGATGTTGAGAAGATCCTTGGGATACGGGTGGATGGCATGAGGGTTATGGAGGACGGTACTACGAGGGAGGAGATCGGTTTGAAGGGGAAGGTGGCCACTTTATTTGGATTGCCTCTGAAAGAGGTGAAACCACCGTTGTACAAGGGTGGTGGACTGACGGTTAAGAAGTTGATAGAGCTTGCGGAGACGGGTAACTTGCATGACTCGCCGAGGGCTTACATGATGGTATTGGTAGGATGAGACTTTGTTTACGGACAAGTCTAGTGATAGGGTTATTGCCCGTATGTTGCcgttgtttgatcagttgagtgataTCGGCACGTATGCTTGGGGGGCCGCGACATTGGCCTACTTGTATCGACAGTTGGGGATGGCTTCGCGTAGGGAGGGTCAGGGTGTTAGCGGTTGTCTACCGTTGCTTGGGCTTGGATATATGAGTACTTTCCCATGTTCCGACCACACTCCGGATATTATGTCGAGGGGAGACCACTTGTCGAGGCTTGGTCACGGCTTCCTAGGTTTAGGGGAGATGTTCGGTTGTTAGAGGAGCACGGGCGAGAGGTTGGACGGGCTTAGGGCGGAGCGGTGACGTGGCTCCCTTATGGCGTTAGTCCTCACGGGACTTGCGGTATTTCTCTCTACTCGGGGTTGATTAGGTTTTTGGATATAGTAGAGCCGTACCCGGCTGATAGGTGTCTCCGTCAAGACGGGTATGTTCAGTTATCCGAACTCTATGCGGTTCCCGATGTTGACCATCGTCCCGGCTAAGCCGCCTTGGGCTATAGGTTGTCTTATGGTGATTCTCCTGATTTGGAGTGGGGTTTGAGTGATGTCGAGATAGTTTTGAGAGAGCGGTTTGACCGGGCTTTGATGCCTTTTCAGTGTGATACGCGATACATGTCTTGGTATAGGAAGATTTCTCACCCGCACTTCTACCCCCCTGCACGCCGTACTCCGTTTCGCTCTCTTCCTATGAGCGAGGAGCCCGAGGTATCCCGAGCTCTTAGTCGTCATTTCTCACAGATTTATAGACAGCCTACCAAGGACAGGAAGTGGCAATATGCGCGGAGATTGGTGGAGAAGATGGACCCGTTCTTCAGAGCCGAGGACCATGCCGAGGATGATGCtggggatgatgatgatgatgatgagctgACCCCGTAGTGtagatttttatttttatgtacgGATATTTTTATTTGTGTTGCGTATGGATATTTTTATTCTCTTTCGTTATGTATGAATATTTTCATTGTGTGAACATTTTTAGTGTTTTTATTGTTATGCATTGAAATGAACGAAAGTACTTAAAACTTAATTAAAATACAATTTAACAGACATGACACAACACTTAATAAgataaaacataattaaaaccccaaaccctaaaccctaaaccccaaaccctaaaccctaaaacccaaaccctaaacccaaaccccaaaccccaaaccccaaaccctaaaccctaaaacccaAACCCTACCAGCACATAAGTCTGATAGTCTTGGGTAATCGATCACGGTGAGGATACGCTCAAAATATGTAAAGACATCGCTTCTTAACCtgcgaaactcccacatcttctcggTTAATACTTCATCAGAGACAACCTCATCTCTAACTGCTGGAGTTAGCACATCTTCTCGGTTTCCTTGTAAAATTATACAAAGGCTACCAATGGGAGGCTCTTCAAGCATGTGCCATACAGTGGCACTAGGAACCACTGATTCAAGACGCTCAATTAGaattggtaaattttgaacaattagatCGATTCTTATTTGATAAACTCTGGTTTTTTGAGCATTTGTGATTGTAGTGGCACATAGAATGGCCTATTTATAAGCTATtaattgtaacggctattttttttattgtaacggtaatatttgaattataacggtaattttgaattataacggtaattttgaattataacggtaattttgaattataacggttattttgaattgtaacggacatttttgaattataacggttatagGCTCTtctaacggttattttgaattcgATAATTTcataattagtaatatgattGTTATAACAAAAAGTAGTATTTTAAATTATTACATAATCAAACTTTAAATGCATTATCAAAGTTTAATTTCCTTGCAGTTTCTTAAATCGGTTGGTGTGGAACGCCGTCTTACGCCATAAACTTTAGGTGTAGTTCCCATCAACGTATGCCATTTCTCGATGTTTGTCTCGTACAAATCAGCATATGGTGCAACCAAAGGGTCTCTTGACCCTAGCAGAAAAAGGATCGATTGGGGGCATCGGTGCATCATCTCGGTACTCGACAATGCAATCTCATCCAATGGAGATGGTAATTAACGATCCACAAAACACCATATGGCCTCGTCACATGGGCTGTGGGCCTTAGGGGTAAGTATGTGCAACAATGCCAAGTACGAGATGAGGTTGTTTCATCTTTGGCGATGACACAAATAGTCCGATTAAACAATGATGCAAAGACAAACAAATACTCCCCGTACATCCAATGGTTAGGCCCACATCCTCCACTGCTAGTGAACTCCATCCGTCTCAATGCCTCCTCGTATCTGGTAAGACCCGTAGTCAACACAACACTATGAGCAAAAAAATCCTTGTACAACTCGTATG is a genomic window containing:
- the LOC141628278 gene encoding uncharacterized protein LOC141628278, with product MSNSEDYIMTSLGRTKDRRVTSSKRRIPLPLPPRRGRGRGRGKGIEIRPSVDPTPDATPEPVMTEMDFPSAFYRQPLGDSDVEEEEHFDHVVEQDDDEEEEEEEEEEEDDDSRFLDEEAAGLPPKKVVRDGRGRYVPLGDGSSSSTGRKKTKTQDNSWRLTGPVEGGPSVLSVLRSFGGHVAYGSWTGQGMRSWITCYERPGALEKLSKIKVRDGVMERVSRSGLGHLRHSLMTGLDENLISAFVERWQPDTNTFHMPFGEITILLHDVEKILGIRVDGMRVMEDGTTREEIGLKGKVATLFGLPLKEVKPPLYKGGGLTVKKLIELAETGNLHDSPRAYMMCDTRYMSWYRKISHPHFYPPARRTPFRSLPMSEEPEVSRALSRHFSQIYRQPTKDRKWQYARRLVEKMDPFFRAEDHAEDDAGDDDDDDELTP